AGAAAACAAATTAGAATTACCACTCCTAGCTTCAATCACATGCTGACAAATGTTAACAAATTGTAAAAAGGTTGTTGGCATAATATTCCTATTATTTATACAAAGATGTAAGGTTAATTTATTGTAGTGCCAAAAAATCTGTGCTACTTATTTATGCATGCTGACGTGATTGAGGGTACAGGTGAGGCCATACCCAAGGCGTGCTTTCAGTGATGGGGAGAGTGGTTTGACGCTGAACGAACTTGGGCTGACGAGCAAACAAGAAGCTTTGTTTTTGGAGTCGATTTAGTGAACATACTCCGATACTCTAGAAAATTAGTCACTTGAATGTTCTACTCTATTAAAATATGGGGTTTCACTTCGGTTTGTGGAGTTTGGGGAGATACGTGAAGTTCAAGGAGATGATCACAATTATTCCTGACCTTGCTGGGCAGAAGAACAATCATTTATCAGTATATTTGTTTTCTCATTAATTGTTCATGGGTAATGTGGTGACTGATCATGTTAACTTGTTAGTGAGCTTTAGATGTCACAAGTAAATAAGGATAGAATGGGAGTTCATGGTTggattaaattataatgaagaaacACATGCGTTAGCTAAAATGagggaagaaaaaggaaagaaaaacttatggagaaaaatatttttgattagaAAAATGTCAGCCTACAACTTTTTATGATGTCAGTAAATTGTAAAAAAGTTGTAGGTGTAATATTACTCTTTTGATAATCTATGTGTGGTGTAATACTAGTAGtatgacttttttctttttcttgtctcTCGAATTGATGTGGCTTTATAAAGTACCATTAGATTTAGAAttgattactattgaattttaataagcTATATATCATCTTTAGGGAGACAAAAGAGAGACAAGAATCatatttctagcattactctttatgaGAGAGGTGCTGAGATAAAGTTCCTTGAGTTCTTATCCTCCTTAGTTTCAAGCTCATGAGAGCTGCGTGCAAGCTTTGGGGCAGCTCACTAATCTATTGATAAGTGGGTTTAATTTGGACTTTTTCATATCTACTACTCAAATTACTAGAAAGCATAAAATTATTGGCTTTCTCTATCTCTTTTAATAGCCCAATTTTCTTATTAGTGagggtatttatttatttataaaaaaaaaaaaaaaaagaaggcttATTAGTGAGGGTTGTCTAGAATTGTTGGCCAATTGTAACCCATAACACGAGACGACACCTTTGGATGCGTATTGATGGGATTACTGCTTATAAAAGGTTGCTTAGGATTGTTGCATGGaaaaagttttcttctaaattgtgttggaataaattttagacCATATGAATTGTACATGCATTTCAAAAAGGAATAACGgattatgtatttttaaaaatacatgttaaaaagaaaatatgaatttaatagACTACATTCTCTAAACTTCTACAATCTTCCACAAACTTGGAGTTTAGCCGTTCGTGGTAGACTTTCTTGTGCTCTCTCTGAGTCTGCCAACACATCATGGCAATTCTTCAAGCCCATGTGGGCCCGATCTCATTGGATTACCACTCATTCTATCCTTGCATGCTCATGCTCCTCTAAATTGGATTCTTTGCTTACTTCGTCAAATAACGTTCTACCTACTCTATAGGACCTAGGCTTATCTAGGAAGATCCCACTAGAAAGGTTAAGAGAATTCaaatcactttctttttttttcttctcttcatatTGAAATCACTTATAGATTACACATTTGGATATGTCATTTcaagcataatttttatttattattattatgattctACAAATTGGGTTAAGATTACTAATATAAATTAAGTGTGAAAGCAAGATTACttatataagaagaaaaaaaaaaagggtacgATCATGCATAATTATGTATATGGCGTTGTAGCAAAGTACAAAACTCAATTAAAACAACAGTGAAAAAAGACCCACACCGGCCACCTACCTAATTTGTCGAAGCTCACTTTATAAAAGCTTGGTTAGATCTTTAATGGCGGTTTGTTGTCCACCACGTGTCACTTTACCTTGCTTAGTCTGCGGGAgaaaaaatgatacaaatacAAAAGCAATAATATGATGATGTAAACCCAACGGTCAAATGAACGGACACCCGGGGGGGACAAGCACGTGAGGCCTGCGTGACTGACACCGGACACCCCGAACCCCAACATTTACCCCAAAAGCGAgaataaaaattcatcaaatCAATACTCTCCGTACACCAGCCCCCCTCTTCCTTCCCCACAACGGTCATATTTCACCGACAACCTCCAACGGTCATATAGACTATTACTCTTCCACCGCCCGATTCTCCATCCAACGGCCAGATAACGAAGTTTCCTCCCTCAACCCCTTTTTTTCACGCAGCCATACATTTTTTCCTCAATGCGACCGGTAAATCAAATCATTCGTAgaacccagaaaaaaaaaaagaagcaatgaTAGCGACGGCTGCCATAGGGGTAGAAGAAGTAATAGTATAGCTGTAGAGTAAGCGTAAGTAGAAGAAACCACCCACAGTATATAAAAGCAAGAGTCTCTtatggtttatggtttttttgGGTAGGAAATTTTGAGAAGTAATTTGTTTGTTCATAAAATATGTTCATGCATGTTTGAGGGGTTCTCGGAGCTGGGCCTTCTGGGTTTTTCTTCTGATTCAGCTTCAGCTATGGTGGACTTCATGGATTTTCCAAATGCTGATCTGGGTTTGAAAATTTCTCAGGATCTCATCTACCAAGCTCAGCTACTATGTTTCTGCATTTCCATTCATGGTGTAAGTTCCAGTGATCAGAAAAACCAGTCTTTTTCTCCAATGAGTTCTCTCTGAACATTACGGAATCCGATGATCGTTTTCTGGTAGGTCTTTAAATTAGTTTTCgattctttcattcttttggGGTGGGCTTTGGCATATTCTGTTATTTATTTCATACCACATATATACATCATATAGGAACACTCAAAAATTTGTGAaagcttttgtttgtttttcatcGGATTCCtatattgtttttattcttgTGGTTTCTCAAAAATTCACACACTCACATATAGTCTGTCCTCTCCGGATTTCTCTGTTCTGTTCAAACATTACATTCAGAGTTTCATATAGATCCATATAATTTTCATACGGAAAAACCATACATTTCATCATACTTCAAAAACATTTATAGAAACAAAGAGAGATTAGGGGGGAGAGTGAACAAACATATAGGGTGAGTGAATTGAAAGTTaatcaaacaaagaaagaaaataggaaGGTCATAGAGGATGTTGGCTGGGTGTTCTAGTTCTACATTGCTGTCACCGAGACATAGATTGAGGAGTGAAGCACCTGCACAGTTGCAAGCCTGCCATTTTCAGCTGCCTTCAATGAGCACACAGAGACTGGACTTGCCATGTAGCTTCCCACGCAAGGACACCTCACGCTCGCAGCCAATTAGGCCGGTGGGCCTTTCGGTGGAGAAGGCTATTGAATCGAAGACCAACAGTTGTTCTCTCAAGCAGAACATCCGACTTCCGCCTTTGGCGACAACCGCTCAAACGACGAGTGCTCAGACTGCATTTATTGAAGCGAAGAGAGAGATCAAAGATGAGTTTTGGGAGAAAGGAAAGAGCTTGAAGAGGTTAGCGGAACAGGGCTCGGTAGATGAGTCATGCTTTAGCAGAGCCAAGAGGAAAAAGGGCGGCAGTGACAATGGGAAATCCGATGACATTCTCCGACGCGGCGGTGGTGATGGTTTGAGTTTAGGCCAACTGGGTGCTGGGAATTTTTGGTTTCATCATCCTCAAGTTCCTTTCTCTCTGACATGTTCAGGGGATGAAGAGAGGATTTGTTATGTGCCTGGTGAAGTGATTTCTCCTCCTTTGCCGCTGTCAAACAATCCGTGGGTGGACTCTGTTGTGACCGAGATCACAGACCTCGGCGAGAAGGACGGTGAGACAAGCCACAAGCTGGTGAAGGAAGCCTCAGGGTCGAGTGCTTCATCAGAGAGCCAAAGCTTGGAACTTAGGCTAATTGAGAATGTCTCTGAGCAAGAAGTGGGAAATGGTTCTGGGAATCCTTATTCACATGAAGGTACTGAAGAGGAGGCTGGGGAGGAAGACAACAACCAAGGGGAGAATCAGGGGTTTGAGCTTGTCAGCTTACTTGCAGCATGTGTTGACGCAATTGGATTGAGGAATATCCCAGCAATCAACCATTTTATAGCTAAGTTGGGTGAGCTAGCTTCGCCAAAAGGAGGGAGCCCTATTAGCCGTTTAGCAGCTTATTATGCAGAAGCTCTGGCTATACGAGTCACAAGGCTTTGGCctcatatttttcatattaacaCCCCTCGGGAGCTTGATCGGGTAGATGATGACTCTGGTACTGCATTGAGGCTTTTGAACCAGGTGAGCCCAATTCCAAAGTTTCTTCATTTTACATCAAATGAGATATTGCTGAGAGCTTTTGAAGGGAAGGACAGGGTTCACATTATAGATTTTGACATTAAGCAAGGGCTTCAATGGCCTAGCTTGTTCCAGAGTTTAGCATCTAGGACTGATCCTCCAAGCCATGTTAGAATCACAGGTATTGGTGAGTCTAAGCAAGAACTCAATGAAACAGGAGATAGGCTTGCTGGATTTGCTGAGGCATTGAACCTGCCTTTCGAGTTTCATCCTGTAGTGGACAGGTTGGAAGATGTGAGGCTGTGGATGCTTCATGTCAAGGAGCAAGAGAGTGTGGCTGTGAATTGTATTTTCCAAATGCATAAGACGCTTTATGATGGGAATGGAGGAGCTCTAAGAGACTTTTTGGGACTCATCCGAAGCACAAACCCGAAAATTGTCCTTATGGCAGAGCAGGAGGCTGAACACAATGACCCCAGATTGGAAACAAGAGTGTCAAATTCATTGAAACACTACTCTGCCATATTTGACTCCATTGATTCTACCCTTCCCTCGGACAGCTCGGTGAGGCTAACGATGGAGGAGATGTTTGCACGCGAAATTAGGAACATTGTTGCTTGTGAAGGAAGGGACAGGTTGGAGAGGCATGAGAGTTTTGAGAAGTGGAGGAAGTTGATGGAGCAAGGCGGGTTCCGATGCATGGGAATTGAGGAGAGGGAAATGCTTCAGAGCCAATTGCTGTTGAAGATGTACTCTTGTGACAACTTTAGTGTTAAGAAGCAAGGGCAAGATGGAGCTGCACTTTCTTTAAGTTGGCGAGATCAGCCTCTCTACACAGTCTCAGCATGGGCGCCGGTTGATGTTGCAGGCAGTTCATCCTCTTATTCTCACCCAAGTTGATTGCTTCTGGTTTTCATTTCTCCATGCATTTTCCATTATTGCAATACAGAAACTCAGAAAGGGATACAAAATTCTTTTTAGGTAGGAAAGCTATGGtcattctttcattcttttattGCAGATAAGATTGTCAGTCAATAGTGTCAGAATTATTTTGTATGGATACAGTAGAGTCGATACTGATTTCAGTGGGTTACAGGCCAGATTTCCTAGATTTCAGACACTAGTATTTGGAGTCATTTTGTGTTTATTCTTTAATTCTTTATATGTATGCTGAAATTCTTTGTTAGTCAGTTTTCATTCTATTGTCTATGTTGGGGGTTCATCATAAACCATGTAGTTGGAAATTCGATTGttatatatgaaatgatttctttgatttgtgATATTTTCATGCTTAGTGTATAATCACATATTCATTACAATGCGGGTGGTTCTGAGCAATACTCAAAAGTCACAACTAAACTGGTCTTTGCAAGTTATTCATTACAATACGGGTGGTTTTGAGCAAAACTCAGAAGTCACAACTAAACTGGCCTTTGCAAGTTATTATAACCATTATGGGTGCTGCCGGAATTATCAACACAATCTTACTTATAATAAGTTCAgtggatcatttttttttaagagggtGTCAACTCTAATCCagctcatttaattaaacgggtcaaaacTTTCAACCCTAACCCACTAATTTCGTGTCGGATTCGCTAGTGatgtcaaaaattgcaaaactctATTTCTTTCAGCAGTATATCAATATCATTGCATGAGTGAATTTGTGTTTCAGATTATGAATATCAACCAGCCCATGAGGTGATGCAAATAGGCAATCTCATTGAAACCAGAAACTATGTTTTGAGCACGGGAAACAGAATAAACCAACTTTATAAAGATACAGTCAAATGGTAACTTTGTGACATAGACTACAAGTTTTTATTAGCAGAGCAAGTGATGAGGAGTAAAGGTTGTTCTTTCTGCAAGGTTACACCAAATTTCTCGCTCATGTCTTGCTCTTCAGGATCATTTCCATGATTTAGTGTTGACAAATTTTGACATAACATGTGAACACAACACCACGAAATTAGTAGATTAGGATTGATgggtctaacccatttaattaaatggatcgagATAAGGTTAACgtatatagttttatacccaTGTCTCAACACAACCTAAATCTAACACGCAAACATGAATTACCGCTCTACGACCAATTGCCCAAACGTTCACTAAAAGTTCAAGAATCCTTTGGAATAGTGTAGCTTATCACTTTATTGAGATAGGAGTGAGTACTGGTGCAAAAGGGTGCAGGATTGGGATTTCTTGAACACGTGCTTGTAGGTAGTTTAGTTGAGGTAGTTGGAATTAGTTTACCACTTCTTATTTGATTTGTCTCGCAAGTTCTTCTTGAACTTTCTTCATGGATTCTAGATTCTTTATGATCAGTTCTGTCATTGCCCATTTAATTGCTGGACTGCTAGTGTCTGTACCAGCAGACAAGAGCTCCTGCCAAGACACTTATAAAATGTTATCTCAACAACATGGATGCTTGTAAATTGCTCTGTGTTACGGGTCTCCGTAACGAGAGATGAATAATCAATAAGAACAATAGATTTGTGGTAGGATAATTCGAGAAATCCTGGGTAGTTCGAGGAACCCTAAACCTTCTAAAACAACTACTAAAGTTGAATATTAAACTTCTCATATCTTTTATTGATCACTCTTAGGTTTATATAGATTACTACATGGCAGAAATAGAAatacacataaatataaaatataattctaATGGGGGACAAATCCATATTTCCTACTAGAGATATTTCTTTATGAGCAAGTCTCCTTATTTTCCTATTAAGGCTAATAAATCTATTATTCTCCTAAGAGACAATAGTCACTTCCCTTAGCTAAAAGAGTGATACTTTATGAGCAAAAACCCTAATTCTAATGGACTAAATCATCTTACCACCGGGTCATAGACCCGTAACACTTTGCCAATGTGAATAAAGTGGTACAGCTAGTTGAGTAACCCAGCCGACATTCAAGAAAGATAAGAAATACATTGTCAAGTTACCTGATATTGATTATTGTTGATATCAAAAACCAAAGGCAAGAAGACAAATTCAAATTCTCATGGTTTGATTAGCACACTAATCAGCCAAGAAATCGAGGGGCTATTAGAGGACCATATACATACCAACGAGCTTCTAAGGCCCAACTACTAAGAAAGCCTAATAAGAACTAAATGAAGTAGATGCCAGCCTAGTGGAAGGCCCAAGCTGAGCACCAAGGCTATCACAATGCCATAAGCACTCCCAAATATACCTATCCCCTAAAAGCCAGAAACTCTCTTACACGTTATTTGTCTAGCTTTACTCTCTAGAAGCTAGGGTTTTACTGGTTTAGGGCCTTAGGCATCATAGTGTCTTCGGTCTCTAGATTGACGGCCTTCTGACGAACCATTCATTATTTTACAAGTAGAGCTCTTTACTGAAAGGTGGCCTGAGGCCACGGTTGGTTGTTGACATCAATAATTATATGGAGTCCGTAAACTATGTGCAATGTAGTTTGCACGGTAACAGACAAGGGCCAAATCAAAGTCTCAGACCCATATTACCAccattttatgaagaaaaatgtgGGGGCATTACatcttttattataaatcaTTTACAAATGATTTATAGTATTTTCGCTGTTATGTCACATCTAAACACTACCCCTTATTTGCTGCTAATATCCCTCTCAAAACCTTACTTAAAAGTTGCACAAACCTTGGTATCTAATTGCCTTCTTTCGCATCACCTTCATATAGTTGTCATCTTCAAGCGTGGAGGGAGGTGGCCGGGAAAATATCTAACAAAGAttttttgctcagaaaaaaaaaagatttttctttttcattttggaGGTTTTTGTTAGTTTCCAAACATGATGCTGATCTTCGATTTTTAAGATGAAAAAATCTCGTCTTTAtaaattgtttaatcaaaataagACATTCTATCATTTTCAAACCCTAAAAATGACAATCAATAGGAGAGGTTCTTCTCAtatctctttcaaattttgttctCTTCTCATCAATTATCAAAAGGAAAGTAATGCACATAACCTTATTGGTAGTACCTTTGATATCGTTCGTACAGATTTTCAAAAGTACAGCTTTAaacaaaattgtagaaaatatcTCGTTTGTGAGTGTGTTTGAAAAGAATGACGAACGGCAAGCAATGTGACGTGTTTTTAAAAACGTATAATTTTAATGGGTGAATCACGATTTTAAATGCGAAATTGCGATTTTACTCAACACTTAAAAACTTTTACACCAAATGAACCTTATAAGTTCAATGAAAGGAAAGACTATCTCATGAATTTCGACCAAGGATAATATTCTCATTATGTGGTTTTTCGTGccaaaatttctttcaatttggGTTGGAGGTTGACAAATGTCTTTAGAACATAGCATTCTTACTtgcattttaataaataatgcaatttttatatgcattttctAAGGACATGCatatatcagtttaatagaactgaatttaaaaattttcttttaattcagttTGAAAGACATAATCGATAATAATGAGAATAAAAATACTGAGGTTTACTAATTGAGGGAGATTGGATTTTCGTATGTGAGCAAATAACTTGATCAACAATCTAATCTGTAATCAACACTAAGAatatgtttgagattacgtttgagaaatagagtttttaagtcaaaaagagtttttggacaaaagcttaatttttaagcttttgccaaaaatgcgttttagccatttttaggtttttttgacttttaaaaacacttttaatttttttataaaacgaatacttttttcttcaaacgaaatttttgagtgttaaaagcacttttaagcctctAAAAtgcaatctaaaaaaaaaacctaagtaTATTTCATCACTTCAAAAATGAAGAGTAGTGGACTGATTCTTTTCATTGCTTTCACg
This genomic interval from Corylus avellana chromosome ca3, CavTom2PMs-1.0 contains the following:
- the LOC132174862 gene encoding scarecrow-like protein 28; this encodes MLAGCSSSTLLSPRHRLRSEAPAQLQACHFQLPSMSTQRLDLPCSFPRKDTSRSQPIRPVGLSVEKAIESKTNSCSLKQNIRLPPLATTAQTTSAQTAFIEAKREIKDEFWEKGKSLKRLAEQGSVDESCFSRAKRKKGGSDNGKSDDILRRGGGDGLSLGQLGAGNFWFHHPQVPFSLTCSGDEERICYVPGEVISPPLPLSNNPWVDSVVTEITDLGEKDGETSHKLVKEASGSSASSESQSLELRLIENVSEQEVGNGSGNPYSHEGTEEEAGEEDNNQGENQGFELVSLLAACVDAIGLRNIPAINHFIAKLGELASPKGGSPISRLAAYYAEALAIRVTRLWPHIFHINTPRELDRVDDDSGTALRLLNQVSPIPKFLHFTSNEILLRAFEGKDRVHIIDFDIKQGLQWPSLFQSLASRTDPPSHVRITGIGESKQELNETGDRLAGFAEALNLPFEFHPVVDRLEDVRLWMLHVKEQESVAVNCIFQMHKTLYDGNGGALRDFLGLIRSTNPKIVLMAEQEAEHNDPRLETRVSNSLKHYSAIFDSIDSTLPSDSSVRLTMEEMFAREIRNIVACEGRDRLERHESFEKWRKLMEQGGFRCMGIEEREMLQSQLLLKMYSCDNFSVKKQGQDGAALSLSWRDQPLYTVSAWAPVDVAGSSSSYSHPS